A region from the Aphis gossypii isolate Hap1 chromosome 1, ASM2018417v2, whole genome shotgun sequence genome encodes:
- the LOC114131185 gene encoding NAD(+) hydrolase sarm1-like isoform X1, which produces MLYWRSFGVSGNITYHSITKLLPIKRSINIMAPGALMNKLKLNLSFNKNDARTNLNSEDTVITHQSTHIDSSSNNGESSPCMITTRMEIKNDSYLFKRYFHELDLIKDAMQSEDVENTLQWCLLYVENAVKGLFANNHANSQEPAVFTTLFYLVRKAWELPTCKLGYALCNRVRDCGLTDLLIKNCVSEDPKLQFSSTRLLVECLNSENRDYVIKYGMVQIQQVIRTFRHQEKRTADQSIVITGLLAKLFEHSEETCMDVIEWGGLEIVVYECRRQDTTILQNCARALANLSLYGDSKIHKLMINNHAHIWLFTLAFNPRISVKYYALLAASVLATDKDIKAIMDKCDTLNLIDIFIAKHFPTGFDKIDKMLARYQSQDHFWLKRLVPVLSSDRREAHTFAAFHFCIKAYPQSQCLQSEIAETFKTIGAIIPLKDLVISGNKMTSSIAAQALQWIGEEVPLPLNKKVPRWTVKDVLQWFKSVGFEQLTESLTDDQMNGNWLLKLTEECLEKSFGMRNGIMRKRFMRELQKLKKLADYSYEDPTNLHSFLQSIQPDCSVYTYSIVNAGYNCYNIGSLTDDSLEHQCGIKNSFYRRIILNSIKGHHRQIYYKSNSF; this is translated from the exons ATGCTTTACTGGCGCAGTTTCGGTGTTTCCGGAAATATCACATACCATTCTATTACG AAATTATTACCAATTAAAAGAAGCATAAACATAATGGCTCCAGGTGCATTGATGAATAAATTGAAGTTAAATTTGAGCTTCAATAAAAACGATGCTCGCACGAATCTGAATTCCGAAGATACTGTCATTACTCATcaa TCTACACACATTGATTCTTCTTCCAACAACGGTGAATCATCTCCTTGCATGATAACAACTCGTATGGAAATCAAGAATGATAGTTACCTATTTAAGAGATATTTCCATGAACTGGACCTGATAAAGGATGCCATGCAGTCAGAAGATGTAGAAAACACTTTACAATGGTGTTTGCTGTACGTAGAAAACGCTGTTAAAGGACTGTTTGCCAACAACCATGCGAACTCTCAAGAACCAGCTGTTTTCACAACGCTGTTCTATTTGGTTAGGAAGGCATGGGAATTGCCGACTTGTAAGCTCGGTTATGCGTTGTGTAACAGGGTCCGGGATTGTGGTTTAACggatttgttaataaaaaattgcgtTTCTGAAGACCCAAAACTCCAATTCTCTAGTACCAGACTGTTAGTGGAATGTCTGAACTCGGAAAATCGTGACTACGTGATCAAATACGGTATGGTTCAAATCCAGCAAGTGATACGAACGTTTAGGCATCAAGAGAAGAGGACGGCCGATCAATCGATAGTCATAACTG GTTTACttgcaaaattatttgaacacaGTGAAGAGACGTGTATGGATGTAATCGAATGGGGTGGTCTAGAGATAGTTGTGTATGAATGCCGAAGACAAGATACCACAATTCTGCAAAATTGTGCCCGTGCACTGGCGAACCTATCACTGTATGGCGATTCTAAAATTCACAAGCTAATGATCAATAATCACGCACATATATGGTTGTTTACGTTAGCGTTCAACCCACGTATTAGCGTTAAGTATTATGCTCTATTGGCTGCGTCTGTTTTAGCAACTGATAAAGATATTAAGGCGATCATGGACAAATGCGACACCCTGAATTTGATTGATATTTTCATTGCCAAACATTTTCCGACGGGTTTCGACAAAATCGATAAAATGCTTGCTCGATATCAAAGTCAAGACCATTTTTGGCTGAAACGACTAGTCCCGGTTTTGAGCTCCGATCGTCGTGAGGCACACACTTTTGCCGCCTTCCATTTTTGCATAAAAGCTTATCCCCAAAGTCAGTGTCTCCAAAGTGAAATCGCTGAAACTTTCAAGACGATCGGTGCTATAATACCGCTAAAAGACTTGGTCATTTCCGGCAATAAAATGACTTCCTCGATAGCGGCACAAGCGTTACAGTGGATCGGCGAAGAAGTACCGCTACCACTTAACAAAAAAGTGCCACGGTGGACAGTTAAAGATGTCCTTCAGTGGTTCAAAAGTGTTGGATTTGAACAATTAACAGAGAGCTTAACAGACGACCAAATGAATGGTAATTGGTTATTGAAGTTGACCGAGGAATGTTTGGAAAAAAGCTTTGGGATGCGCAATGGAATTATGCGAAAAAG ATTTATGAgagaattacaaaaattaaaaaaattagctgATTATAGCTATGAAGATCCGACCAATTTACACTCGTTTTTACAATCGATTCAGCCAGACTGTTCTGTTTATACATATTCTATAGTTAATGCTGGATACAACTGTTATAATATCgg GTCTTTAACGGATGATAGCCTCGAACATCAATGCGGAATTAAGAACAGTTTTTATCGCAGAATTATACTAAACTCAATAAAAGGCCATCATCGACAAATTTACTACAAAAGCAACAGCttttaa
- the LOC114131185 gene encoding NAD(+) hydrolase sarm1-like isoform X2 → MAPGALMNKLKLNLSFNKNDARTNLNSEDTVITHQSTHIDSSSNNGESSPCMITTRMEIKNDSYLFKRYFHELDLIKDAMQSEDVENTLQWCLLYVENAVKGLFANNHANSQEPAVFTTLFYLVRKAWELPTCKLGYALCNRVRDCGLTDLLIKNCVSEDPKLQFSSTRLLVECLNSENRDYVIKYGMVQIQQVIRTFRHQEKRTADQSIVITGLLAKLFEHSEETCMDVIEWGGLEIVVYECRRQDTTILQNCARALANLSLYGDSKIHKLMINNHAHIWLFTLAFNPRISVKYYALLAASVLATDKDIKAIMDKCDTLNLIDIFIAKHFPTGFDKIDKMLARYQSQDHFWLKRLVPVLSSDRREAHTFAAFHFCIKAYPQSQCLQSEIAETFKTIGAIIPLKDLVISGNKMTSSIAAQALQWIGEEVPLPLNKKVPRWTVKDVLQWFKSVGFEQLTESLTDDQMNGNWLLKLTEECLEKSFGMRNGIMRKRFMRELQKLKKLADYSYEDPTNLHSFLQSIQPDCSVYTYSIVNAGYNCYNIGSLTDDSLEHQCGIKNSFYRRIILNSIKGHHRQIYYKSNSF, encoded by the exons ATGGCTCCAGGTGCATTGATGAATAAATTGAAGTTAAATTTGAGCTTCAATAAAAACGATGCTCGCACGAATCTGAATTCCGAAGATACTGTCATTACTCATcaa TCTACACACATTGATTCTTCTTCCAACAACGGTGAATCATCTCCTTGCATGATAACAACTCGTATGGAAATCAAGAATGATAGTTACCTATTTAAGAGATATTTCCATGAACTGGACCTGATAAAGGATGCCATGCAGTCAGAAGATGTAGAAAACACTTTACAATGGTGTTTGCTGTACGTAGAAAACGCTGTTAAAGGACTGTTTGCCAACAACCATGCGAACTCTCAAGAACCAGCTGTTTTCACAACGCTGTTCTATTTGGTTAGGAAGGCATGGGAATTGCCGACTTGTAAGCTCGGTTATGCGTTGTGTAACAGGGTCCGGGATTGTGGTTTAACggatttgttaataaaaaattgcgtTTCTGAAGACCCAAAACTCCAATTCTCTAGTACCAGACTGTTAGTGGAATGTCTGAACTCGGAAAATCGTGACTACGTGATCAAATACGGTATGGTTCAAATCCAGCAAGTGATACGAACGTTTAGGCATCAAGAGAAGAGGACGGCCGATCAATCGATAGTCATAACTG GTTTACttgcaaaattatttgaacacaGTGAAGAGACGTGTATGGATGTAATCGAATGGGGTGGTCTAGAGATAGTTGTGTATGAATGCCGAAGACAAGATACCACAATTCTGCAAAATTGTGCCCGTGCACTGGCGAACCTATCACTGTATGGCGATTCTAAAATTCACAAGCTAATGATCAATAATCACGCACATATATGGTTGTTTACGTTAGCGTTCAACCCACGTATTAGCGTTAAGTATTATGCTCTATTGGCTGCGTCTGTTTTAGCAACTGATAAAGATATTAAGGCGATCATGGACAAATGCGACACCCTGAATTTGATTGATATTTTCATTGCCAAACATTTTCCGACGGGTTTCGACAAAATCGATAAAATGCTTGCTCGATATCAAAGTCAAGACCATTTTTGGCTGAAACGACTAGTCCCGGTTTTGAGCTCCGATCGTCGTGAGGCACACACTTTTGCCGCCTTCCATTTTTGCATAAAAGCTTATCCCCAAAGTCAGTGTCTCCAAAGTGAAATCGCTGAAACTTTCAAGACGATCGGTGCTATAATACCGCTAAAAGACTTGGTCATTTCCGGCAATAAAATGACTTCCTCGATAGCGGCACAAGCGTTACAGTGGATCGGCGAAGAAGTACCGCTACCACTTAACAAAAAAGTGCCACGGTGGACAGTTAAAGATGTCCTTCAGTGGTTCAAAAGTGTTGGATTTGAACAATTAACAGAGAGCTTAACAGACGACCAAATGAATGGTAATTGGTTATTGAAGTTGACCGAGGAATGTTTGGAAAAAAGCTTTGGGATGCGCAATGGAATTATGCGAAAAAG ATTTATGAgagaattacaaaaattaaaaaaattagctgATTATAGCTATGAAGATCCGACCAATTTACACTCGTTTTTACAATCGATTCAGCCAGACTGTTCTGTTTATACATATTCTATAGTTAATGCTGGATACAACTGTTATAATATCgg GTCTTTAACGGATGATAGCCTCGAACATCAATGCGGAATTAAGAACAGTTTTTATCGCAGAATTATACTAAACTCAATAAAAGGCCATCATCGACAAATTTACTACAAAAGCAACAGCttttaa